Within the Salvia hispanica cultivar TCC Black 2014 chromosome 4, UniMelb_Shisp_WGS_1.0, whole genome shotgun sequence genome, the region GATATGCCACaagaattgaaacaaaattggtaaagtaagagagaggagtgGAAGAGTAGTGAaagtagtattagtggatagtggaaaataaattagttttctAATAGTAATATAAGTTGTGAATAACTTGATGTATAAGGGTAATAAATAGAgataactttccataaatgaaaatacccattttatggacgaatgaaaatggaaaatgcatatatttttatgggacgaagggagtatattttaaaaataaaaatggaaatcgGAAGAAGAATATAAAGGTGATTAGTAAGGTTGTGTTTGGTATATGGAATTGGAGgtgtggaattggaattggagccttcaattccaaatttagTGTCTggtatcataaaaaaaattagatttggaattgtaacccaattccacaatttgaattccatatcaaaagtagtggaattccaaatatttattaaattacacaCACAATGCATAATTAttacacacattgcacacatacagcaaacacacacacatacagcAAACACACGCACGCAGCAcagcacacacacacaacacgattcaaacacacacacacacacactgcacaagcgcgcgcacacacacacacaacacacacattcacacacacaacacacattctcacacacacactacacacatcctcaaacacacacacacacacacagcacaCACGTTCACACACACAgtgcacatacacacacacaacacacacagtACACAActcacacattcacacacacacacacactgcgcgcgcgcacacacattcaatttttaaattcaattccatatcaattatttcattttgccaAACAaaggatttgaaattgaattccaattcaattccttccaattcaattccatagaattctaattccaattcaattccaattctgTGTACCAAACGGATCCTAATAGTTTTTGCCCATCCGACACGTTGAGAGGGaaaaaacacaatttattagttttagacttattttaattttatagtttttattttattttatttttaattttatagtttttattttatttttaggagtTTTCTAGTGGTTGTctaataagtatatttatattttcaaaaaaatagaatttcgaTGATTACTAATTTTTCGTTATCAATCAGTGTCTAATATATTCATTGACTTTATAtccttgaaaataaattaaaaaaaaaagatgtctGTCCGGCATAATCTAAATTCAAAGAATTCCAAAGATGTTCTTTAAAAAACAggattaataaataaatgagaaatgcatgtattatgaCATATTGTTATGCAAAAATACGTGGAATAGTAGAATTGGATGGGCAGTTATGAAAGTTACATCAACATATCAAACCACTTATCTAAAGGAAAGGAGGCAAAAACTTTTATAATGGCTAAAATAGCCATCTTCACATATCACCCTTCCTTCCATTTGcttcaatatatatacatatatatatatatatatatatatagatagatatagTGATCCATCGACAGATAGCTAGGTAGAATCAAGAGATGATGGAGAAAGAAGAAGCCATGAGAAAGGGGCCATGGACCGAAGAAGAGGACGTTCAGTTGGTGTTCTACGTTAACTTATTCGGCGACCGGCGTTGGGACTTCATTGCTAAAGTATCAGGTTTGAAGGTGGCGGGAGATGCGAAATAGGTAGGCTTGTTTTGGGCATGGATTCCCCTCTACCATCGCCCTTGTCTTattttcttcccttttctAGGTCTCAAACGCACCGGCAAGAGCTGTCGTCTGCGCTGGGTCAACTACCTCCACCCTGGCCTTAAGAGGGGTAAAATCACCCCTCACGAAGAGCGCCTCGTTCTCCAACTCCACTCCAAATGGGGAAACAGGTGTGCTATTCAAACTGATTGAAATCCCTAGGTTTCATCCTAAAATAATTGGTGATACGAGAAGAGacccatgagacttatatagtgATTTTCAGTTCTCTTTGTATATCCATATGAGATAGTTgtattatagtatattttcTTAGTTTCAATTGTCAACACAAACAAACCCCATATTGGTGATTCTCATAACCCTCCTTCTTCTATGTGTAGATGGTCAAGAATTGCCAGGAAAATACCCGGTCGCACTGATAACGAGATCAAGAACTACTGGAGAACTCACATGAGGAAGAAGGCTCAGGAACAGAAGAAGAAGGCCACCGGTATTCCTCATGcctcctccttctcctcctcctcttcctcatcCTGCTCCTCCATCGCCAGCTTCTATGACACTGGCGGGATGGAGGgacaaaacaacaataacaaGTGCAAGGCGGCTGCGGAAGAAGTGTATTCCATAGATGAGATCTGGAAGGACATAGAGCTGTCTGAAGAGAGTAGCAATTTTCCAATCACATCTCCTCTAGTATGGGATTTCCCCACAAATGATTCTCTGTGGTCTCATGATGACCATGAGAGCAAGATGCTGATGACTCCCCCCTACGATTCTTTCCCTTTTTACAATCACCATATGTCTGGCTAATTCCATTCATTTTTAAGCTATCAATTTCAGGCATAAGCTAGCAGGTGCTTactttttgtatatatttaatttctctctaataataGAATGAATGCGTGAGATtctaatattatactcccttcgtccccgattaattgtcactcttttccatttcgatttGCCCTCAATAatagtcacacttcatttttaccataaatggtaaataggtctcacattccactaactcacttcacttacattttattataaaaccaatataaaaagtgggtctcacactccactaactttttcaaccaacttttcattacattttttaaaactcgtgtcaaatCAAAGAATGACAATTAattgcggacggagggagtaatatcgTAAACATATGATGTATCTCTATTCTCACGGAGCACTGTGTTGGATCTAGAGGCGGAAGCAAAAAAAGTTACTAGTAACAGCTGCAAGTAGGATGTTATTCTTAATTATGTAGTAGTGATTTCATAAGGGGCTTAACgtgattttctaaaattttaaaaaatttataataagaaAAGTTTGGATAAGAGCTTAAGCCCTACCCAAGAGTCAAGTGTGACTCATGTATGTCTCATAATGGTAACATAATTTCAATTCAAGGTTATTATAGAAAATTTGAAGGAGATGGACAGATTGTCTGCAAGCTGAAAGTCAAGGTAGACGGCTGTCGTGTGTGAGCCATGGATAGAGGCGCATCACAATCATATATtcgaattttaataaaatataatgttataaaaattttcaagttGCAATCCAACCAAGTTATATAATGCTAATGAGGGAGGCGAATGCCTTTGCGCATTTCcacttcatattttaatatatttttagtagtcCATAGCAACTTTCCTCATCAATTTAAATTGTGTTGCCTCTAGTAGACTTCTTtattactaaattattttatgggTTCTACTCCGCCGTGGATTTAGGGCGGTGGCCCCTGATAGGGCCCTCCCACCAATCATCCGAGAATCCACAGCCGAGCACAAACGGAGCCCAAGTCGGTCGCAGCGTGCGTGACCATCCTAAACGGACAGGAAGTCGATCCCGCGAAATACCAATATTAAAGCTCTAGATAGAGTTAAATAATGTAATCCATTTTTGCCTTATCTTTTTGCTTTAATAATGTTAAGTAGGATTGGTGAATATCTTCTCggattttcttcttgattcttttccaaaaaaagaatCATATCAAGAGAGTCGATAAGTAGGGTGGGATCCTATAAATACTAAGATCCTTAGAAGTCATAATCAttgagaaaaaagaataaacatactccctctgttcctgaaaatttgtcacatatttcctttttcgtccgtccctaaaaatttgtcacctttcacttttacaatttatggtagtggaccccatattccactaactcattctcactcacattttattataaaactaatatataaaagtaggacccacatgccactaactttttcaacccactttctattacatttcttaaagctcgtgcccggtcaaatggtgacaaattatgggggacggagggagtacaacatAGCACAAGATCGTTCACTTCATCCGTGTTATACGCAAAAAAGGAAGGTTCCTATAATTTTTGCGTGGActatcactacaaaaaaagcTCAGTTACCAAAGCAATTATCGACGGTAGCCAATCCGCCTGTAATTGCTGATGGAAAAAGGTGTTACCAATAGATTTCAAAAATTACCGACGGAATTTCCGTATGCCATAGCTAAAAACAAATTACCGACTAAATTTTCCGTCGGTAAAACCAGTTTACCAACGGAAAAATTGGTATTACCGAAATAATTCTCCGTCagtaaatttgttattttggtaGTGTATACGCTAAAGGAGTTGGCAACGGAAGCGcatacaaataaatcacataataatttCGATCAATTCAgtggattatttagacaaaatttattcacgtaattatcacatgtattatgctcataacttgaattaaaacatgctttaagtataattgaaacctaaaacatgcttttctacggagtaGGAAtaataccttgatgattctcctaGAAATCGAAGATTGCTCGTGACTTCTCCACATGaagatcttcaatactagaccacggatttTCTGattggttcccgaactgtattaTGATATCAGTGCGAACTGATCTCTCCAGAacactaggacttaaataaagaagacataaATCGATCTCACGTAGGAGAGAGGGACGAAATTTTCTGATaatattttctgtctcctttattctcctatttatattaaggaGGAGAGGGGGACGATGTTTTGGATATGGCCttccccaattagcttttaactaattaaattgaacccacaatttaatacaagatttaattggaatattacgaacAACCACTACATAAGTAATATTGACCtgcccatccaaatccgaaattacaagtaatctgAGTTTCCATTTtgactttcatttcccgcgcttaagatataaatgtccattaattaattaatggttgctatggacttaattaattaacatcttgtTAATCCCAAGAGTGGaattagcatgaaacgcttatttattattcatagagtaattaaactccaactagcttggttccgaataataaaaccttgttccgAGCTCCTCTTGTGGACATTATCAAATGAGACTCACAttgcgcacgattcaacataatagcgaTCCTAGCActgctagatattaatcaccaagatattagaattattgggttgcgaaaaacccgcaccatttgataagacaaagtagtgcataatcaatatcgtatgctcaatactaatatatactccctccgtgccacttaaaatgaaacatttggaaattggcacgggattttatgtagtgttgttttgtgagttaatgaagagagtgtaaagtaagagagatg harbors:
- the LOC125219558 gene encoding transcription factor MYB48-like encodes the protein MMEKEEAMRKGPWTEEEDVQLVFYVNLFGDRRWDFIAKVSGLKRTGKSCRLRWVNYLHPGLKRGKITPHEERLVLQLHSKWGNRWSRIARKIPGRTDNEIKNYWRTHMRKKAQEQKKKATGIPHASSFSSSSSSSCSSIASFYDTGGMEGQNNNNKCKAAAEEVYSIDEIWKDIELSEESSNFPITSPLVWDFPTNDSLWSHDDHESKMLMTPPYDSFPFYNHHMSG